The DNA sequence AATCGACAAACTTCACCTGACACAATCAGCTCTGAGCCATCAACTTAAAGAAGCCGAGTATCAATTGGGTACTCCTGTTTTTTCGAGAATCAATAAAAAACTGGTTCTGACCAAGGCCGGTGAAAAAATGTATCAGATTGCCAATGAAATTCTCGACAAGCTTTCGCAAACGGAGACTCAAATCAAACAAATGGTTTTTGGTGAATACGGTGAAATCCGCATTAGCACCGAGTGTTTTTCGAGTTACCACTGGTTGCCTTCCGTCCTAAAACAATTCCATCTTTTATATCCGAACGTTGAGCTAAAAATTGTCACAGAAGCAACCCACATACCACTACAAAAGTTATTGGAAAACACCATTGATATTGCCATAGTAAGCGATCAGATAAAAGACAATAACATTAAATACATGGAGCTTTTTCAGGACGAAGTTGTCATGGCAGTTTCTGAAAACCATCCTTGGGCCAACAAAAAATATGTTGTTGCCGAAGATTTTGTAAACGAACATTTGCTGATTCACTCCCTTCCGATGGAAACGGTTACCATACATCAATTTATTCTGGGCCCCGCCAAAGTCGTCCCAAAGAAAATCACTCCTTTACCTCTGACAGAAGCTTCCTTAGAAATGGTCAAAGCCGATATGGGGGTTATGTCTATGGCAAAATGGGCGTTATTGCCACATTTAAAAACGAGTCCGATCAAGGCCGTTAAAATTGGCAAAAACGGTTTAAAAAGAAAACACTTTATCGCGATTCGAGAAAAGGAATTGTATCCGGACTATTTTCATCATTTTATTACCTTTTTACAAACCGAAATCAATCTTCAATGGAATATTCAATAAGAAACTGCGAACTTGCAGACTTACCCAAATTAGTCCTTTTATGCCAAAAACATGCCGCTTTCGAGAAAGCTGATTTTTCAATTGCCGGAAAAGAAGAAGCCTTAAAAAAAGCATTATTTAGCGAAAAACAGAGACTAAACTGTTTAGTAGTAGCAACTACTGATACCATCGTGGGTTACGCTTCTTATACCTTTGACTATTCGACCTGGGATGCTGCCGATTTTATGTACATGGACTGTTTGTTTCTGGAAGAAGAAGTACGAAGTTTTGGAATTGGGGAACTCCTGATCGACAGACTTAAGCTAATTGCCGCTGAAAAAGAATGTGCCAATATACAATGGCAAACACCACAATTTAACGAAAGAGCAATCAAATTCTACAACAGAATTGGCGCGAAAGGAAAAGACAAAGTCCGTTTTACATTACCTTTATAGGCGAATAAAAATTACAAATGACACAAATTAGTATTTTAGGCTGTGGTTGGCTGGGTTTGCCTTTGGCGAAGCAATTAATCGCAAAAGGAAATCGGATAAACGGATCGACGACTACTGACAGCAAACTTTCAATTCTGCAAAATACCGGAATAAATGCGTTTTTAGTTTCGATTGAAGAGGATCAAATTTCAGAAACAATAATTCCGTTTTTGGACAAAAGTGATGTTCTAATTATTGACATTCCACCTAAACTACGAGCAGAAAATCAGGATTCTGAAAAGAAAGTTTTTGTAGAAAAAATAAAAAATCTGATTCCGTTTATTGAAAAAGCAGGCGTAAAAAAAGTACTTTTTGTGAGCTCAACTTCTGTTTACGGAAATGAAAACAGCACTATTACCGAAGAAACAAATCCAAATCCGGATACCGAAAGCGGGAAACAATTGCTTTTAGCAGAAGCAGTTTTACAAAACAATCCCAATTTTGAGACTACGATTCTGCGTTTCGGAGGACTAATTGGCGAAGATCGCCAGCCTGTAAAGTTTCTTTCAGGAAAAGAAAACCTGGCAAATCCGGATGCTCCTGTCAATCTGATTCATCAAAAGGATTGTATTGGAATCATTGAAGAAATAATTACCCTCGCCAAATGGAACGAAGTTTTCAATGCTGCTGCTCCCTTCCATCCTACCCGTGAGGAATATTACACACAAAAAGCGATTGATTTAAACTTAGCTTTACCAAAATTCAGCTCCGAAAAATCAAATAGCCGGAAAACCATTTCAAGTAAAAAAATTGAAACTTTATTAAATTATAGCTTTAAGCTGGAAAATTATTAGCGGCGTTTTTTTTAAACCATATAAGTGATGTAAGTTCATTTAAACTTTGCGCTTAATTCTCTGAACGCAACACCATTATTTTATGAAGTTATATCGCTTATATGGTCAAACTATTTCTGTTTAAAGTAAGTACATTTAACCTTTGTGTTTGATTCTCTAAAGACAACAGCATTATATGGACTTACATCACTTATATAGTTTAAATATCTATGTCTAAAACAAGTACACTTAAACTTTGTGTTCAATTCTCTAAAGGCAACAGTATTAAATGAACTTACATCACTTATATGGTTTAAATATCTATGTCTAAAACAAGTACACTTAAACTTTGTGTTCAATTCTCTAAAGACAACAGCATTATATGAACTTACATCACTTATATGGCTTAAATATCTATGTTTAAAACAAGTACACTTAAACTTTGTGTTCAATTCTCTAAAGACAACAGCATTATATGAACTTACATCACTTATATGGTTTAAATATCTATGTCTAAAACAAGTACACTTAAACTTTGTGTTCAATTCTCTAAAGGCAACAGTATTAAATGGACTTACATCACTTATATGGTTTAAATAGTTATGTTTAATAAAAAAACTTTGCGAACTTTGTGAAAGACCAGCCAAAAGAAACATGGAACAAACAGCATACATACAATCTCCTCTCGGGATCACAACGATTGTTGGTGATGAAGACGGCATCTCGGTTATTTCGGTAACAAAAGAGGGACAGGTTTCTGTTGAAATACCTGAAGTACTTCAAGAGGCTGTTGTGCAATTACAGGAATATTTTGAAGGCAAAAGAATTGATTTCACTTTAAAACTAAACCCAAAGGGAACTGAATTTCAGCAAAAAGTCTGGAAATCACTGCTCGAGATTCCCTATGGAAAAACTGTAAGTTATATGGACCAGACCAAAAAACTGGGCGATGTAAAAGCGATTCGCGCGGTTGCATCGGCAAATGGCAAAAACCCGCTTTGGATTGTAGTGCCCTGTCACCGTGTTATCGGTACAGATGGATCTCTTACCGGTTACGCCGGAGAAATCTGGCGCAAAAAGTGGCTTTTAGAACATGAGAATCCTGTTAAACAGCAAAGTTTATTCTAATTACTTGCCAAAATAGTAAGAATTTTACGCATATTTGTAAGCTAAATCAACTTGCAAAAGTCTAATGCTCTAAGAAGTCTCAAAAGAAATGATTGAAAAAATAAACCTTAACAACATTTTGTTTCTGGATATAGAAACCGTTCCGGAAGAGGAACACTTTACTTCTCTGGATGCTGAAATGCAATCTTTGTGGGATCACAAAACCCAGTATCAGCGAAAAGACGATTTCTCTCCTGAAGAATTTTACGATCGTGCCGGTATTTGGGCAGAGTTTGGTAAAATCGTTTGTATTTCGGTGGGTTATTTTATCATCAAAGGCGACATTCGAAATTTTAGAGTGACTTCCTTTTTTGGAGAAGAAAAGAAAATACTCCACGACTTCAATAACCTGCTGAACAATCATTTCAACGGACCGCAGCATATTTTGTGCGGACATAACGCCAAAGAGTTTGATATTCCGTTTATTGCACGACGCATGATTATCAATCAGATTGCGATTCCAAACAAACTTAACTTATTCGGCAAAAAACCTTGGGAAATTGCCCATCTCGATACCTTGGAGTTATGGAAATTTGGCGATTATAAACATTTTACGTCTCTAAAATTACTGACCAAAATTCTTGGCATTCCATCACCAAAAGGCGATATCGACGGAAGTCAGGTTGCTCATGTTTTTTATGTAGAGAAAGATATTGACCGTATTGTAACCTATTGCGAAAAGGACACAATAGCCGTTGCACAGATTTTTCTGCGTTTGCGTAGGGAAGATTTATTGATTGAAGATGAGATTATTCATGTATAGTTTTTTTGAAGAGGCAAAGTTGCTGAGATGCAAAGTTACAAAGGTTAAAGATTAGCAATAAAAACTGTGTGACTTCACGAGATAAATCAACACAATTAGATTTCACGCAGATTTGGCAGATTAAGCAGATTTAAATGAACTTACATCACTTATATGGTTTAAATAGGGCACATGGGGAAATAACACTTTTAATTTTTTTTAATAATTTGCAAAGATTCAGAACAACAAAACTAAAAACTTTGCGCCTCTGCGACTTCGCGAGATAAATCAACACAATTAGATTTCACGCAGATTTGGCAGATTAAGCAGATTTAAATGAACTTACATCGCTTACATGTTTTAAATAGGGCACATGGGGAATAACACTTTTAAGTTTTCTTACTAAATTGCAAAGATTCAGAGTAACAAAACTAAAAACTTTGCACCTCTGCGACTTTGCGAGATAAATTCTCACAGCTATATTTTCACACAGATTTTAAATGAACTTACATCACTTATATGGTTCCCCAGACAACAGTAAATGATTTACCAAAACAGCACTAAATGGTTTAAAATATGACACATCCGGAAATAGCACTTCTCAGAATGGCCTCCCAGAAAATCCTGAAAACCACCTTTCATGAACCCCAGGAAATTGTACATCATTTAGGTGCCATGCAGGCACAAGATTATACCATGGCCAAATGGGCAATTGGCTCCCGATGTGACGCTTCAGAGAAAATGATCGAAGAGGCTATTAATTCAGGTCAAATCATCCGCACCCATATTTTACGCCCTACCTGGCATTTTGTTTCGGCAACTGACATTCATTGGATGCTTGACATTTCCGGGCCTCAGGTGAAAAAAATTATTCTTTCGGCTGCTAAAAAATATGATTTGGACGAAAAGAAGCTCAAAAAAATCAACAACTCAATCGAAAAGATTTTATCCAATCATAAAAGTCTTACTCGCGAAGAAATCATACGCGAGCTGGGTTTTAAGAAAGAAACGGATCAAAATTTTTCAAGTACACTGATCATGGGCTATGCCGAGTTAGACGGTGTTGTCTGCAACGGAAACATGAAAGGCAGACAAATAACCTATTCTTTACTGGAAGAAAAAGTTCCAAAAACAAAAACCAAACTGACTAAAGAAGAAGGCTTAGCCCGACTTGCCAAACGCTATTTTGAAAGTCATGGCCCCGCAACATTACCCGATTTTATCTGGTGGTCGGGGTTTCCTGCTACTGTAGCCAAACTTGCAGTTCTTTCAGTTGAGTCAGAACTTGACACGATCGAGGTTGATGGTACAAAATACTGGTTTAAGAAAGGCCTGTCTAAGGAAACTTCCATTCCTAAAAAAATTCATTTCCTCCCTTCTTTTGACGAAATTCTAATCTCGTATAAAACCAGAGAAATTACAATTGCCAAAGAGCATCAGCCAAACGCTTTCACCAACAATGGTATCTTCTGGCCGATAATTATTGAGAATGAAAAAGTAATCGGAACCTGGAAACGCACAGCAAAAAAGGAACATACAAAAATAGAAACCAGCTTTTTTGAAACCATCAATCCTGATAAAAAAAACCTTGTTTTCGAAGCTATTAAACCCTTTGAAAACTATTTAGAATCGAAAATCAGTATTGAATAAGCTAAAATTGCAGCAAAATCATTCGGTTTTCTTTAAATACTTCTGTTTTCGCTAGCAAAATCTTTGCGCTTATTATGGCTAAATAATTACATTTACAAAAAAAACAAAATTATGGTATTAAGTAGATTTTGGTTGGCTATTTTTATTTCTTCAATTGTCTTTATTGTAATCAGCTTGTTTACTGCCAATACGTATACTATTGATTATGTTTTGAATGGAAAAAAAGACGATCCGATCCTGATTTCAGAAAAATACATTGAGCAACTTCCTGCTTTTATCAAAGACAGCATCAAAAAAGCACCGGATCAAACGCTAATCATCAATCGTGATACGCTTAATGCCGATACCACTTATGTTTATAAAAACAAAACCGTAAAAATTTTCAGTGGTGTCCAAAAATCAGATGGTTTATTGCCTACCTGCAAAAGTACACTACTTGATTTGGTTTTACCGCTTATGGCTTATTTAGCCTTTTTCTGCGGGTTGATGGAACTTTTAATTATTTCGGGAGCATCCGGAAAACTGGCAAAAGCCTTGAGTCCGGTTTTCGTAAAAGTATTCCCGAGTATTCCTAAAAATCACCCGTCTATCTCTTATATGACCTTAAACTTTGCGGCCAACTTTTTAGGATTAGATTCTGCGGCCACTCCGTTTGGTTTAAAAGCCATGGAAAGTTTACAGGAAATTAACCCCGACAAAGACAAAGCCAGTGATGCTCAGATTATGTTTATGTGTCTGCATGCTTCGGGTCTTACCTTAATCGCAACTTCGATTATTGGTTATCGTGCTGCGGCCAACGCCAGTAATCCTGCCGATGTAATGCTGCCGTGTATTATTACTTCGTTTATTGGTACTATTGCTGCTTTTCTAATTGTTGGAATCAAACAGAAAATCAATTTCAAAAGCGCTTCCCTGCTTATTGGTTTAATGGTACTAATTGCGGCCATTGTCGGTTTGTTGATGTATGTAAACCACTTGGATTTAATTGGAAAAAACTACTTTACCTCTAATCTTTCGGGATTAATATTGGTTGGAATTATCGCTTTTACTTTGATTTT is a window from the Flavobacterium cupriresistens genome containing:
- a CDS encoding 3'-5' exonuclease; its protein translation is MIEKINLNNILFLDIETVPEEEHFTSLDAEMQSLWDHKTQYQRKDDFSPEEFYDRAGIWAEFGKIVCISVGYFIIKGDIRNFRVTSFFGEEKKILHDFNNLLNNHFNGPQHILCGHNAKEFDIPFIARRMIINQIAIPNKLNLFGKKPWEIAHLDTLELWKFGDYKHFTSLKLLTKILGIPSPKGDIDGSQVAHVFYVEKDIDRIVTYCEKDTIAVAQIFLRLRREDLLIEDEIIHV
- a CDS encoding methylated-DNA--[protein]-cysteine S-methyltransferase, which translates into the protein MEQTAYIQSPLGITTIVGDEDGISVISVTKEGQVSVEIPEVLQEAVVQLQEYFEGKRIDFTLKLNPKGTEFQQKVWKSLLEIPYGKTVSYMDQTKKLGDVKAIRAVASANGKNPLWIVVPCHRVIGTDGSLTGYAGEIWRKKWLLEHENPVKQQSLF
- a CDS encoding winged helix DNA-binding domain-containing protein — its product is MTHPEIALLRMASQKILKTTFHEPQEIVHHLGAMQAQDYTMAKWAIGSRCDASEKMIEEAINSGQIIRTHILRPTWHFVSATDIHWMLDISGPQVKKIILSAAKKYDLDEKKLKKINNSIEKILSNHKSLTREEIIRELGFKKETDQNFSSTLIMGYAELDGVVCNGNMKGRQITYSLLEEKVPKTKTKLTKEEGLARLAKRYFESHGPATLPDFIWWSGFPATVAKLAVLSVESELDTIEVDGTKYWFKKGLSKETSIPKKIHFLPSFDEILISYKTREITIAKEHQPNAFTNNGIFWPIIIENEKVIGTWKRTAKKEHTKIETSFFETINPDKKNLVFEAIKPFENYLESKISIE
- a CDS encoding SDR family oxidoreductase, producing MTQISILGCGWLGLPLAKQLIAKGNRINGSTTTDSKLSILQNTGINAFLVSIEEDQISETIIPFLDKSDVLIIDIPPKLRAENQDSEKKVFVEKIKNLIPFIEKAGVKKVLFVSSTSVYGNENSTITEETNPNPDTESGKQLLLAEAVLQNNPNFETTILRFGGLIGEDRQPVKFLSGKENLANPDAPVNLIHQKDCIGIIEEIITLAKWNEVFNAAAPFHPTREEYYTQKAIDLNLALPKFSSEKSNSRKTISSKKIETLLNYSFKLENY
- a CDS encoding nucleoside recognition domain-containing protein — its product is MVLSRFWLAIFISSIVFIVISLFTANTYTIDYVLNGKKDDPILISEKYIEQLPAFIKDSIKKAPDQTLIINRDTLNADTTYVYKNKTVKIFSGVQKSDGLLPTCKSTLLDLVLPLMAYLAFFCGLMELLIISGASGKLAKALSPVFVKVFPSIPKNHPSISYMTLNFAANFLGLDSAATPFGLKAMESLQEINPDKDKASDAQIMFMCLHASGLTLIATSIIGYRAAANASNPADVMLPCIITSFIGTIAAFLIVGIKQKINFKSASLLIGLMVLIAAIVGLLMYVNHLDLIGKNYFTSNLSGLILVGIIAFTLIFSFLHEKKFTEASTTVFDAFVVGANNGVKTGVTIFPYVLGMLVAISLFRNSGLFEIISDSIAFIFSNMGVNKQITDALPVAMLRPFSSAGSRGFLIDSMNTFGADSLTGRLSSIFQCSAESTFYVIAVYFGSVNIKNTRYALGTMLLVDVICVITAIFVASWFF
- a CDS encoding GNAT family N-acetyltransferase; amino-acid sequence: MEYSIRNCELADLPKLVLLCQKHAAFEKADFSIAGKEEALKKALFSEKQRLNCLVVATTDTIVGYASYTFDYSTWDAADFMYMDCLFLEEEVRSFGIGELLIDRLKLIAAEKECANIQWQTPQFNERAIKFYNRIGAKGKDKVRFTLPL
- a CDS encoding LysR family transcriptional regulator; the protein is MEIRHLRLIKAIVEEGSITKAIDKLHLTQSALSHQLKEAEYQLGTPVFSRINKKLVLTKAGEKMYQIANEILDKLSQTETQIKQMVFGEYGEIRISTECFSSYHWLPSVLKQFHLLYPNVELKIVTEATHIPLQKLLENTIDIAIVSDQIKDNNIKYMELFQDEVVMAVSENHPWANKKYVVAEDFVNEHLLIHSLPMETVTIHQFILGPAKVVPKKITPLPLTEASLEMVKADMGVMSMAKWALLPHLKTSPIKAVKIGKNGLKRKHFIAIREKELYPDYFHHFITFLQTEINLQWNIQ